Proteins encoded in a region of the Planococcus citri chromosome 1, ihPlaCitr1.1, whole genome shotgun sequence genome:
- the LOC135849788 gene encoding RING finger protein 207-like isoform X4 has protein sequence MEATFDRSKMENEKPRYFPGNTRKPLICCLCEDYYSNPCLLSCYHSFCSRCLENRWDNGVIHCPLCGTQTECEGNAPPTDLLLKKLVELFDMDNPPCANCDKRERSSMFFCSTCNQALCGICRENTHRAKMFSSHEISPTSKFSQEGLKKCPIHGEPYVMYLVSQKIMLCVNCFRDLPAESRQHCIDVDTAYTQSVMKLESVITAVCETQNSVRDGIILCRSQLDELLHNTDAEKMTVHSFTQGLQDAINKTQSTILLEVQRQYEMKERSFRNQLVSLSTVLPILQQHILLCQSFSSTANKFQFLEVVFSMIDRLNTVANLPRLLRPTLSSQIKTNYRSEFAHCLEPWVGRLLASSVQQTHESVYETALPTKLSNSQIIHPMTGTPSQKQQSALKMKALEGDGPFSNHCRSFNSQVKELGTMMKNIKDRLGDLRKDVTVLHRSATPPLVLRHQVISQDCARLNDTLEQIQVELERLKTVFQSIWQEQLYRIHVEQDIFHQQMTDVVSLRGEVKQLSVAAKNLEPYVSQLTSCGDSEEIAKLKSLLSEISQLKDPQRLRYEKEAKFSKGLSRKHCQSTVSLSAETKSLAGEEPKRDSCLRGERAHSISEHKSNRGVFSQLIDKVRSKEKTAAAESFKERSSEGSVRVKPKRISSLYNNYATYKSCGSAKEVFPRNQKSEENERNEQFSPNFLPSGEPNKDPEKYAEFRWKETTIFKGPPGAEKKESDYQSISEATSIFHSRNNRCYSSDEEDFCPAEKRLMKPTKKSAPPSPPPRTRRHRRYPHSDTEESVFYRDTTTRSLPTSAKMKDRKAIFLVIGSSKNKMEKQVQKQRSWETFPPKKKIEEISSLYYNKNPDNYKSQFDIVTLESDTVKKSDSFEGHEEAVSSLVREFQKIRMLQKQKQNSQSSCDKENM, from the exons ATGGAAGCTACATTCGATagatcaaaaatggaaaacgaAAAACCCAGATACTTTCCCGGGAATACGCGAAAACCGTTGATTTGCTGTTTATGCGAGGATTACTACTCTAATCCTTGCTTACTATCGTGTTACCATTCTTTCTGCTCGCGGTGTTTGGAGAACAGATGGGATAATGGAGTCATCCACTGTCCACTTTGTGG GACTCAAACCGAATGCGAAGGGAATGCACCTCCTACGGATTTATTACTCAAAAAATTGGTCGAACTTTTCGATATGGATAATCCACCATGTGCCAATTGCGACAAACGAGAACGATCGTCCATGTTTTTTTGTTCCACTTGTA ATCAAGCTTTATGCGGAATTTGCAGAGAAAATACACATCGAGCCAAAATGTTTTCGTCTCACGAAATTTCACCAACGTCCAAATTTTCTCAAGAAGGATTGAAGAAA TGTCCAATACACGGAGAGCCCTACGTTATGTACTTAGTGTCGCAAAAAATCATGCTTTGCGTTAATTGTTTTCGCGATTTACCTGCAGAAAGCAGACAACATTGTATTGATGTGGATACAGCTTACACGCAATCGGTCATGAAACTGGAATCTGTCATtaca GCTGTTTGTGAAACACAAAATTCCGTCCGAGATGGTATAATCTTATGCAGATCGCAGTTGGATGAATTGCTTCATAATACGGATGCAGAAAAAATGACAGTTCATTCGTTCACTCAAGGCTTGCAAGATGCAATAAATAAAACTCAATCTACCATCCTTTTGGAAGTACAAAG ACAGTACGAAATGAAGGAAAGATCATTTCGTAATCAGTTGGTCAGCCTGAGTACGGTTCTTCCAATACTTCAACAACATATTTTACTTTGTCAGTCGTTCTCATCAACtgcgaataaatttcaatttttggaagtcGTATTTTCAATGATTGATCGTTTAAACACCGTCGCTAATCTACCTCGATTACTCAG GCCAACATTATCCAGTCAAATAAAAACCAATTATCGATCAGAGTTTGCCCACTGTTTGGAGCCCTGGGTAGGTCGATTATTAGCATCTTCGGTTCAGCAAACGCACGAGTCAG TTTACGAAACAGCTTTACCAACCAAACTATCGAATTCTCAAATAATACATCCGATGACCGGTACTCCTTCGCAAAAACAACAATCCGCGTTAAAAATGAAAGCTCTCGAAGGCGATGGACCATTTTCAAATCACTGCAGAAGTTTTAATTCGCAAGTCAAG GAACTGGGaacaatgatgaaaaatatcaaagatCGATTAGGAGACCTACGTAAAGATGTGACTGTTCTGCATCGTTCTGCAACCCCTCCTCTAGTTTTACGTCACCAAGTGATCTCGCAGGATTGTGCCAGATTGAACGATACCCTCGAACAAATACAAGTTGAACTGGAACGTTTGAAAACCGTTTTTCAGTCTATATGGCAAGAGCAACTATATCGAATTCATGTTGAACAAGATATTTTCCATCAACAA ATGACGGATGTGGTCAGTCTACGTGGTGAAGTGAAGCAACTTTCAGTAGCTGCTAAAAATTTAGAACCGTATGTTAGCCAGCTTACATCCTGCGGCGATAGCGAAGAAATAGCCAAACTTAAATCTTTACTCAGTGAAATTTCACAGCTAAAGGATCCTCAACG CTTACGATACGAAAAGGAAGCCAAGTTTTCGAAAGGATTATCTCGTAAACACTGCCAAAGTACAGTTTCTCTCAGCGCTGAAACAAAATCATTGGCCGGAG AGGAACCTAAACGAGACAGTTGTCTTCGTGGCGAACGAGCTCATTCTATATCAGAACACAAAAGCAATCGAGGAGTTTTTTCTCAACTAATAGATAAAGTTCGAAGCAAGGAAAAAACTGCAGCTGCTGAGAGTTTCAAAGAAAGAA GTAGCGAAGGTAGTGTAAGAGTGAAACCAAAGAGAATATCAAGTTTGTATAACAATTACGCGACTTATAAATCGTGCGGATCAGCTAAAGAAGTATTTCCTCGTAATCAG aaaagtGAAGAAAACGAAAGAAACGAACAATTCTCGCCAAATTTTTTACCCTCCGGTGAACCGAACAAAGATCCGGAAAAATACGCCGAATTTCGCTGGAAAGAAACGACCATATTTAAAG GTCCACCAGGCGCTGAAAAAAAGGAATCCGATTACCAAAGCATCAGCGAAGCAACATCCATCTTCCATTCGAGAAATAACCGATGCTACAGCTCAGACGAGGAAGATTTTTGTCCGGCCGAAAAACGATTAATGAAACCGACCAAAAAATCAGCTCCTCCTTCACCTCCACCTCGAACTCGACGTCACAGACGGTATCCTCACTCTGATACAGAGGAATCGGTTTTTTACCGAGATACTACTACTAGATCGTT ACCAACCAGCGCTAAAATGAAAGACAggaaagcaatttttttagtcATCGGTAGTAGCAAGAATAAAATGGAGAAACAAGTTCAGAAACAAAGATCTTGGGAAACATTTCCGCCGAAAAAGAAAATCGAAGAAATTTCATCGTTGTATTACAATAAAAATCCAGATAATTACAAAAGCCAGTTCGATATAGTAACTTTGGAATCGGACACGGTCAAAAAGTCGGACAGTTTTGAAGGACACGAAGAAGCAGTTAGTTCGTTGGTGagggaatttcagaaaattcgaaTGCTtcagaaacaaaaacaaaattcacaatCGTCTTGCGATaaagaaaatatgtaa